In a genomic window of Peptoclostridium acidaminophilum DSM 3953:
- a CDS encoding GerMN domain-containing protein — translation MKRLILLLCMLLPLVFSAGCDKDNGENGSKPPGPLTIEDYYPANENTHYVYEGMGNEYASYDVYVDYAADGKIQQRVDNGGTVMANVLEVRDGKLTRVFARGEAYYRENFLDSREGAEDVLLMEPLEKGTTWTLSDSSVRTITGTAVKVDTPSGSYEAIEVTTENQYDKTIAYYAKDVGLVKSVFVSGETEVTSTLEKIEKNVSFTQRISFYYPNINDNKIYYREKDISFRTNDVTRKALEDAYKETAPEGTGKVFTANTKINSLYLNKDGMVYIDLSSEFLSEMSAGAGYESMMLDSIAATFGRYYNSQRVILTIDGNLYESGHIALQKGEYLEANYEDAIELK, via the coding sequence ATGAAAAGATTGATTCTGCTGCTCTGCATGCTTTTGCCGCTTGTATTTTCGGCCGGCTGTGACAAGGATAATGGCGAAAATGGCTCCAAGCCTCCAGGGCCTCTGACAATCGAAGACTACTATCCGGCAAACGAGAACACCCACTATGTATACGAAGGCATGGGGAACGAGTATGCCTCATACGATGTGTATGTCGACTATGCCGCTGACGGCAAAATCCAGCAGAGGGTAGACAACGGCGGCACTGTCATGGCGAATGTCTTGGAGGTTAGGGATGGCAAGCTTACTAGAGTGTTCGCAAGGGGAGAAGCTTACTACAGAGAAAATTTCCTTGATTCCAGGGAGGGGGCTGAAGACGTCCTTCTTATGGAGCCTCTTGAAAAAGGGACAACCTGGACCCTTTCAGATTCGAGCGTCCGCACAATAACCGGCACAGCTGTGAAAGTGGATACTCCTTCCGGAAGCTATGAGGCTATAGAAGTTACAACAGAAAACCAATACGACAAAACAATAGCATACTACGCAAAGGATGTAGGCCTTGTCAAATCAGTGTTTGTATCCGGCGAGACCGAGGTTACCTCGACGCTCGAAAAGATAGAAAAGAATGTCTCTTTCACTCAAAGGATAAGCTTCTACTATCCTAACATCAATGACAACAAGATTTATTACAGGGAAAAGGACATAAGCTTCAGGACAAACGACGTAACAAGAAAAGCGCTCGAGGATGCCTACAAGGAAACAGCTCCAGAGGGCACCGGAAAGGTTTTTACTGCAAACACCAAAATAAACAGCCTCTACCTGAACAAGGACGGTATGGTATACATCGATTTGAGCTCTGAATTCCTAAGCGAAATGAGCGCCGGGGCCGGGTATGAAAGCATGATGCTCGATAGCATAGCTGCCACGTTCGGGCGCTACTACAACTCTCAAAGGGTCATACTTACAATCGACGGCAATCTCTACGAATCGGGCCATATTGCCCTGCAAAAGGGAGAGTACCTGGAGGCCAATTATGAGGATGCAATAGAGCTCAAATAG
- a CDS encoding dihydrofolate reductase family protein: protein MDNKRKVILYIAQSLDGFIADENGGIDWLAAVELPGEDYGYSDFINNVDTVIMGRRTYETVLSFGIEFPHKDIECYVMSTTLEGFNPDVEFFNGDIGDLIRMLELEDGKDIFIDGGSEVVRELRERDLIDEYIISIVPILLGKGTRLFKESSNRRNLRLLESKAFESGLVQVRYVKV from the coding sequence ATGGATAATAAGCGAAAGGTGATTCTCTATATAGCCCAGAGCCTCGACGGCTTCATTGCCGATGAAAATGGCGGCATCGACTGGCTTGCTGCAGTCGAGCTCCCCGGTGAGGATTACGGCTACAGCGACTTTATAAATAACGTAGACACGGTAATAATGGGGCGCCGCACGTATGAAACCGTGCTCTCCTTCGGAATAGAGTTCCCTCACAAGGATATTGAGTGCTATGTCATGTCAACGACACTGGAGGGCTTTAATCCTGATGTCGAGTTCTTCAACGGCGACATAGGCGATCTAATAAGGATGCTCGAGCTTGAGGATGGAAAGGACATATTCATCGACGGAGGCTCGGAAGTTGTACGGGAGCTGCGTGAGAGGGATCTTATCGACGAGTACATCATTTCCATAGTGCCAATACTGCTTGGAAAGGGTACGCGGCTTTTCAAGGAGAGCTCTAATCGCAGAAACTTGAGGCTGCTTGAAAGCAAGGCTTTCGAGTCGGGACTTGTGCAGGTCAGGTATGTGAAGGTTTAG
- a CDS encoding ABC transporter ATP-binding protein: protein MELSLQDISVELSGNKILKSINLTVQEGDFVSLLGASGCGKSTLLKTIAGIIPQSGGSVVLGGKCADRLPAHKRGTVIVFQDFRLFPHMNAAENISFPMKMRGVSKREYSRAASELLTKVQLEGFEKRMPHEMSGGQIQRVALARALAARPNVLLLDEPFSSLDVNLRKDMRSLVLKLHREFKITTVLVTHDRHEALTMSNKIALMMDGRVLQYDTPENMFNSPENRQVAEYFGEAAYLDGVVGNCVFKSEIAEFAADKPNGAYQAMLRPSMVHIVSGENKNFKIAELSYQGETYSVVLEHALTGIRLNTFIQSPSSYRIGNMVSVSIDTSNAILLPVN, encoded by the coding sequence TTGGAGCTTTCATTGCAAGACATCTCAGTTGAATTATCCGGCAATAAAATATTAAAATCAATAAACCTTACAGTGCAGGAGGGCGACTTTGTTTCTCTTCTCGGGGCTTCCGGCTGCGGGAAAAGTACGCTGCTTAAGACAATAGCAGGAATAATTCCCCAATCAGGCGGCTCTGTCGTGCTTGGTGGAAAATGCGCTGACAGGCTGCCAGCTCACAAGCGCGGAACTGTAATAGTTTTTCAGGATTTTCGCCTTTTTCCGCATATGAATGCAGCGGAAAACATAAGCTTTCCCATGAAAATGCGCGGCGTGTCAAAGCGTGAATATTCAAGAGCGGCATCGGAGCTTCTGACAAAGGTTCAGCTTGAAGGCTTCGAAAAGCGTATGCCACACGAAATGTCGGGAGGGCAGATCCAGAGGGTTGCGCTGGCAAGAGCCCTGGCGGCCAGGCCGAACGTACTCCTTCTGGATGAGCCTTTCTCAAGTCTCGATGTCAATCTGCGCAAGGATATGCGCAGCCTCGTGCTTAAGCTTCACAGGGAATTTAAAATAACAACAGTGCTAGTTACCCACGATCGGCACGAGGCTTTGACAATGTCCAATAAAATAGCCCTCATGATGGACGGGAGGGTGCTGCAGTACGACACCCCTGAAAACATGTTCAATTCGCCTGAAAACCGCCAGGTGGCCGAATATTTCGGGGAGGCCGCATACCTGGATGGAGTAGTTGGAAATTGCGTTTTCAAAAGCGAAATTGCCGAGTTTGCTGCCGACAAGCCAAACGGCGCTTACCAAGCCATGCTTCGTCCTTCGATGGTCCACATAGTTTCTGGCGAAAACAAGAATTTCAAAATAGCCGAGCTCAGCTACCAGGGGGAAACCTACAGCGTCGTTCTTGAACATGCTCTAACTGGGATTAGATTGAATACATTCATTCAGAGCCCAAGCTCATATCGCATTGGGAACATGGTCTCAGTATCGATAGATACTAGCAATGCTATACTATTGCCAGTCAACTAA
- a CDS encoding ABC transporter permease produces the protein MKRNRHFLHGIIIYTSILSIVVPLLVLLVWSFSSRWAWPGLVPEGFSLRSVDELFGSHSKVISVLISSMALSLGVALAAAVIGTMSARAIALYDFKGKGLISFASILPVIVPGTAFAMGIHVVFIRIGLSDTVLGVMLVHIIYALPYTINIMLDLTRAVGVSLEMQSHVLGVPPIKTFWHVMLPLLLPGIMSSISMAYIISFSQYFLTLMIGGGSVKTFAVMMVPFIQGGDRTISSAYSLVFVLSTLFVFVAIEAGIKKFAFWHEKTE, from the coding sequence ATGAAACGAAATAGACACTTTTTGCACGGAATAATTATTTATACATCCATTCTATCAATTGTGGTGCCTCTTCTGGTGCTGCTTGTGTGGAGTTTTTCAAGCAGATGGGCATGGCCCGGACTCGTCCCGGAGGGTTTTTCGCTGCGCTCTGTTGACGAGCTTTTCGGATCCCATTCGAAAGTGATTTCCGTGCTGATATCAAGCATGGCGCTTTCTCTTGGAGTGGCCTTAGCCGCCGCAGTCATTGGAACTATGAGTGCTCGAGCTATTGCACTATATGATTTTAAAGGCAAGGGACTTATATCGTTTGCCAGCATACTGCCTGTAATCGTTCCTGGAACTGCTTTTGCAATGGGAATACATGTCGTATTCATACGCATTGGTCTTTCTGACACAGTGCTGGGGGTGATGCTTGTACACATCATATACGCACTTCCCTATACCATAAACATTATGCTGGACCTGACCCGCGCTGTCGGGGTGTCACTAGAAATGCAATCCCATGTGCTTGGCGTTCCGCCGATTAAGACATTCTGGCATGTGATGCTTCCTCTGCTTTTGCCGGGAATAATGTCTTCAATAAGCATGGCCTACATAATATCGTTCAGCCAGTATTTTCTGACGCTGATGATTGGGGGAGGGAGTGTCAAGACGTTTGCTGTCATGATGGTCCCGTTTATTCAGGGTGGAGACCGCACCATATCCTCCGCGTATTCGCTGGTGTTTGTGCTGTCCACGCTTTTTGTTTTTGTTGCCATAGAAGCTGGCATCAAGAAATTTGCCTTCTGGCATGAGAAAACGGAGTAG
- a CDS encoding ABC transporter permease produces MGRLHERVCGALSSRSTRKSLAPYALLLPFILLGVLFLLGIGNALLQSFGYIPALGLSEFTIRYYEEIFQNPILLDSVRTSLSIALVSSVLATVFGVLVCAALVYTGSIRGWRLQLIKLPILIPHMVVALFAVTFLSQNGLLARILYALGLLSSQGNFPQLLYDQKNVGIIIAYLWKEIPFVAYFTLTLMASVSTTLGEASENLGVCKLKTFFHITLPLSMPAVKKAFLIIFAFSFGAYELPFLLGATLPKALPVQAYVEYVNPDLRHRPYAMAMNSIMLMLTLVMSAVYYWLLKKDFNQIGGDADETK; encoded by the coding sequence ATGGGACGTTTGCATGAGAGGGTGTGCGGCGCGCTAAGCAGCAGGAGTACAAGGAAAAGCTTAGCGCCCTATGCGCTTTTGTTGCCATTCATTCTGCTTGGCGTTCTTTTTTTGCTTGGAATTGGAAATGCCCTATTGCAAAGCTTCGGCTATATTCCCGCCCTTGGGCTTTCGGAATTTACGATAAGATATTATGAGGAGATTTTTCAAAATCCTATATTGCTCGATTCTGTGAGAACAAGCCTTTCGATAGCTTTGGTTTCATCAGTGCTGGCAACTGTATTTGGTGTGCTGGTTTGCGCAGCCCTTGTGTACACAGGAAGCATACGCGGCTGGAGGCTTCAGCTCATAAAGCTGCCCATACTAATACCCCACATGGTCGTGGCGCTGTTTGCAGTAACCTTCTTGTCTCAAAACGGTTTGCTGGCGCGCATACTCTATGCTCTGGGCTTGCTGAGCTCGCAGGGAAATTTCCCTCAGCTGCTCTACGATCAAAAAAACGTAGGGATAATAATCGCATACCTGTGGAAGGAGATCCCTTTTGTGGCCTATTTCACGCTGACGCTTATGGCAAGTGTCAGCACGACACTGGGTGAGGCTTCTGAAAACCTCGGAGTATGCAAATTAAAGACGTTCTTCCATATTACGCTGCCGCTCAGCATGCCTGCCGTAAAAAAAGCATTTCTAATTATTTTCGCATTCTCATTTGGCGCATACGAGTTGCCATTTCTGCTTGGGGCCACACTGCCAAAGGCGCTGCCTGTGCAGGCCTATGTGGAATACGTCAATCCGGACCTCCGCCACCGACCCTACGCAATGGCAATGAACAGCATAATGCTTATGCTGACGCTTGTTATGTCGGCAGTGTATTACTGGCTGCTGAAAAAAGACTTCAATCAGATTGGCGGCGATGCTGATGAAACGAAATAG
- a CDS encoding ABC transporter substrate-binding protein, protein MSRRIIALLLSTMLVLMTFTGCTKVKPGAEFDASADFETIVEQAKGSTVRFYGWGGDEQRNKWLDTVVAPALKEKYDITLERIPMDIDQILAKLSGEKQAGEENGSIDMIWINGENFYSAKENGLLFGPFADKLPNFKKNIDADSEEIQKDFGYPIEGYEAPYGKAQIVMINDSAVTPEAPKNTVELMEYVKKYKGKVTYPALPDFTGSAFVRNVIYDIVGYEQFMDMEPDKAIVKAAIEPALAYLRELNPYLWNEGRTFPAASTELDNMFADGELAMSMSYSPYSVALSIEDGIYPETARAFQFEKGTIGNTNYMAIAANSPNKAAAMVAINEIMSAELQASQFSVLKALPVVEYGRLSDDEKAMFDSVDIGKGTIPQDKLLSKRLPEMPAKLVPIIEEIWAQEVVGK, encoded by the coding sequence ATGAGCAGAAGAATAATCGCGTTGCTGCTGAGCACAATGCTTGTGTTGATGACATTTACAGGATGTACCAAAGTAAAGCCGGGCGCAGAATTTGACGCCAGCGCCGATTTTGAAACGATAGTGGAACAGGCAAAAGGTTCCACAGTTAGATTCTACGGCTGGGGTGGAGACGAGCAGAGAAACAAGTGGCTTGATACCGTAGTGGCGCCTGCCCTGAAAGAAAAGTACGATATAACTCTTGAACGCATTCCTATGGACATAGACCAGATTCTGGCAAAGCTCTCTGGCGAAAAGCAGGCGGGTGAGGAAAATGGCTCGATTGACATGATATGGATAAACGGAGAAAACTTCTATTCTGCCAAGGAAAATGGTTTGCTTTTCGGACCATTCGCTGACAAGCTGCCTAATTTTAAGAAAAATATAGATGCTGATTCAGAGGAAATCCAAAAGGATTTCGGATACCCTATAGAAGGTTATGAGGCCCCTTACGGCAAGGCGCAGATAGTAATGATAAACGACAGCGCAGTAACTCCTGAAGCGCCTAAGAATACAGTGGAGCTTATGGAGTATGTAAAAAAGTACAAGGGCAAGGTGACATACCCTGCGCTTCCAGACTTCACCGGCAGCGCCTTTGTTAGAAACGTAATATACGACATAGTGGGGTATGAGCAGTTCATGGATATGGAGCCCGACAAGGCTATTGTCAAAGCAGCCATAGAGCCTGCGCTTGCTTATTTGAGAGAGCTGAATCCGTATTTGTGGAACGAGGGTAGGACCTTCCCTGCTGCGTCGACTGAGCTGGACAACATGTTCGCTGACGGTGAGCTTGCAATGAGCATGAGCTACAGCCCATACTCTGTTGCGCTTTCGATTGAAGACGGCATTTACCCGGAAACGGCCCGTGCCTTCCAGTTTGAAAAAGGGACTATAGGAAACACAAACTATATGGCAATAGCGGCAAATTCGCCAAATAAGGCTGCTGCAATGGTTGCTATAAACGAAATAATGTCGGCTGAGCTTCAGGCAAGCCAATTTTCTGTGCTCAAGGCGCTGCCCGTAGTGGAATACGGCAGGCTGTCGGATGATGAAAAGGCCATGTTTGACAGTGTTGACATAGGCAAGGGAACAATACCTCAGGATAAGCTGCTTTCAAAGAGACTTCCTGAAATGCCTGCCAAGCTTGTTCCAATAATCGAAGAAATATGGGCTCAAGAGGTTGTAGGCAAGTAA
- a CDS encoding nucleoside hydrolase — MKKIIFDCDNTFGVKACDVDDGLALLYLLGDESTDLIGITSTYGNSDIETVFSNTNTMLAEIGRSDIPVLKGCANANETQSEAVEFLIDAVNKNPGDISILATGSLTNLHCAYLKDNSFFEKISEIVLMGGLTEPLLINGRSMGELNFACDPQAAFCVLTNARNLAVATGNNCLAAYFARAGYNRRLKQSEIPAARYIYEKTAYWYDYMADHFELDGFFNWDVVAAAYLMDRRLFEENETIISPTVESLENGFLIGGGKAISVKLPKIKEPDMFEESVYSAYLNVAMGSGA, encoded by the coding sequence TTGAAGAAAATCATTTTTGACTGCGACAACACTTTTGGAGTAAAAGCCTGCGATGTCGATGACGGTCTTGCCTTGCTATACCTGTTGGGTGACGAGAGCACAGATTTGATTGGTATTACAAGTACATACGGCAATAGCGATATCGAGACTGTGTTTTCCAACACAAATACAATGCTTGCTGAGATAGGGCGCTCAGACATACCTGTGCTGAAAGGCTGCGCCAATGCAAATGAAACCCAAAGCGAGGCAGTCGAGTTTCTCATTGATGCCGTAAACAAAAATCCGGGGGATATTTCAATTCTGGCCACGGGCTCGCTGACAAACCTGCATTGCGCCTATCTCAAGGATAACTCATTTTTTGAGAAGATTAGTGAGATTGTCCTTATGGGAGGCTTGACGGAGCCTCTTTTGATAAATGGCAGATCTATGGGTGAGCTGAATTTTGCATGCGATCCGCAGGCCGCCTTCTGCGTGCTGACTAATGCCAGGAATTTAGCAGTCGCAACGGGAAACAACTGCCTTGCAGCATATTTCGCGCGCGCAGGCTACAACCGCCGCCTCAAGCAGTCTGAAATTCCTGCAGCACGATACATATATGAAAAGACAGCCTACTGGTATGACTATATGGCAGACCACTTCGAGCTTGACGGATTTTTCAACTGGGATGTTGTGGCAGCTGCCTATCTGATGGACAGGAGGCTTTTTGAGGAAAACGAGACTATAATCTCACCTACGGTTGAATCCCTTGAAAATGGGTTTCTCATTGGCGGCGGGAAGGCTATAAGCGTTAAGCTGCCTAAAATAAAGGAGCCCGATATGTTTGAGGAGTCTGTATATTCAGCCTACTTAAATGTTGCAATGGGCAGCGGAGCATAG
- a CDS encoding sodium ion-translocating decarboxylase subunit beta translates to MGQMLAQFWNATGFAAMTYKELIMILIACAFLYLAVKKGYEPYLLIPISFGMLLANLPSSGLMEEKGLLHYLYMGTKLGIYPPLIFLCIGASTDFGPLIANPKSILLGAAAQFGIFFAFLGAIMLGFTGPQSASIGIIGGADGPTAIYLTSQLAKDLLGPIALAAYSYMALVPIIQPPIMKLLTTEKERTVKMEQLRPVSKTEKIIFPVVVAILTILLLPSAAPLVGMLMFGNLIKESEVVPKLVETAQGPLMYIITIVLGLTVGATANADTFLTMQTLGIIALGLMAFSVGTASGVLFGKVMYRLTGGSINPLIGAAGVSAVPMAARVVQKEGAKANPSNFLLMHAMGPNVAGVIGSAVAAGVLLNLFSI, encoded by the coding sequence ATGGGACAGATGCTTGCACAGTTTTGGAACGCAACCGGCTTTGCGGCCATGACTTATAAGGAACTAATAATGATTTTGATAGCTTGTGCATTTTTATACCTTGCCGTAAAGAAGGGGTACGAACCGTACCTTTTGATACCAATATCGTTTGGAATGCTTCTTGCGAACCTTCCAAGCTCAGGCCTGATGGAAGAAAAGGGACTTCTGCATTACCTGTACATGGGCACGAAGCTTGGGATATATCCGCCGCTTATATTTCTATGCATAGGGGCCAGCACTGATTTCGGGCCGCTTATTGCAAATCCCAAGAGCATTCTTCTTGGTGCGGCAGCGCAGTTTGGCATATTCTTCGCCTTTCTTGGAGCCATAATGCTTGGCTTCACAGGGCCGCAGTCCGCATCTATTGGAATAATCGGCGGAGCTGACGGGCCGACGGCAATATATCTGACAAGCCAGCTTGCAAAGGACCTTTTGGGCCCTATAGCGCTTGCCGCATATTCCTACATGGCTCTTGTTCCTATAATACAGCCTCCAATAATGAAGCTTTTGACGACAGAAAAGGAAAGAACTGTCAAGATGGAGCAGCTAAGGCCTGTTTCAAAGACGGAAAAAATCATATTTCCTGTTGTGGTAGCCATACTTACAATACTCCTGCTTCCTTCAGCGGCGCCGCTTGTGGGAATGCTAATGTTTGGAAACCTCATAAAGGAGTCTGAGGTTGTGCCAAAGCTTGTGGAAACCGCCCAGGGACCGCTTATGTATATTATCACAATAGTACTGGGACTTACTGTAGGAGCTACGGCGAATGCCGATACTTTTCTTACAATGCAGACGCTTGGAATAATTGCATTGGGACTGATGGCTTTTTCAGTGGGAACCGCATCGGGAGTTCTTTTCGGGAAAGTTATGTACAGACTTACTGGAGGAAGCATAAATCCTCTTATAGGGGCTGCCGGAGTTTCTGCAGTTCCTATGGCCGCAAGGGTAGTTCAGAAGGAAGGAGCAAAGGCAAATCCTTCGAATTTCCTGCTCATGCATGCTATGGGGCCTAACGTTGCCGGAGTTATAGGCTCGGCGGTGGCGGCAGGTGTTCTTCTGAATCTTTTCAGCATATAA
- a CDS encoding biotin/lipoyl-containing protein has protein sequence MKKYMININGKAYEVEVEEMGETAQTAPKPAATLEKAAQKEKSAPKQSNSGASESISAPMPGTIIDIKVREGDVVKSGQVIMVLEAMKMENEIVAPKDGKIMAIRASRGSSVASGEELLHIA, from the coding sequence ATGAAAAAGTACATGATAAACATAAACGGCAAGGCATATGAGGTTGAAGTGGAAGAGATGGGTGAAACCGCCCAGACAGCCCCAAAACCAGCTGCAACTCTTGAAAAGGCAGCGCAAAAAGAAAAGAGTGCCCCAAAACAATCTAACTCGGGAGCTTCAGAATCCATTAGCGCTCCTATGCCCGGGACAATAATTGATATAAAGGTTAGAGAAGGTGATGTTGTTAAGTCAGGTCAGGTGATAATGGTGCTAGAAGCCATGAAGATGGAGAATGAAATTGTTGCGCCTAAGGACGGAAAAATAATGGCGATAAGGGCGTCAAGAGGCTCATCGGTAGCGTCGGGAGAAGAACTTCTGCACATAGCATAG
- a CDS encoding OadG family protein, producing MLGETVTLAQAVKVSGLSMLVVFAALFAICQVLELFSLIFHKRGLKKNAGTVGKENANASHEEGVYIDIENPQNEEDMAAVIAASVIFSNGGKMKNIRIKSIKRVG from the coding sequence ATGCTTGGTGAAACTGTAACGCTGGCTCAGGCTGTCAAGGTGAGCGGGCTAAGTATGCTTGTGGTATTCGCAGCGTTGTTTGCAATATGCCAGGTTCTCGAGCTGTTCAGTCTGATATTCCATAAAAGAGGGCTCAAGAAGAACGCTGGCACTGTTGGTAAGGAAAATGCGAATGCAAGCCATGAAGAAGGCGTATATATTGATATTGAGAATCCACAGAATGAGGAGGACATGGCTGCCGTAATTGCGGCATCCGTGATTTTTTCAAACGGCGGCAAAATGAAAAACATAAGAATAAAGAGCATAAAAAGAGTCGGATAG
- a CDS encoding oxaloacetate decarboxylase subunit alpha: MGKLKITETGLRDGHQSLMATRLRLDEILPILETMDSVGYHSMEVWGGATFDSCLRFLNEDPWTRLREIRKRVKNTKLQMLLRGQNLLGYRHYSDEVVDRFISKSIENGIDIIRLFDALNDVRNLETSMKVIKREGGHCQCAISYTTSIVHTLDYYVDKVKEMEQMGADSICIKDMAGILTPQNAYDLVKRLKESTKLPIELHNHCTSGVASMAYMRAVDAGVDIIDTAISPLSGGTSQPPTEPLAMAFSETKRNPGLDTDALNQAAAYFKPIRDKYVQDGTLNIKVLYTEPKTLSYQVPGGMLSNLLSQLQTSNAQDKYEQVLAEVPRVRADLGFPPLVTPLSQMVGTQAVFNVLTGERYKLVPKEIKDYVRGLYGKAPVEISADIRKKIIGDEQVITVRPADLIDESMESIKKEIEGLYESEEDVLSYALFPQVAKKFFEDRKKSASGEDDVISLNVSVG; this comes from the coding sequence GTGGGAAAACTCAAGATAACTGAAACCGGCCTGCGAGACGGCCATCAGTCGCTTATGGCCACAAGGCTGAGGCTTGATGAGATTCTGCCGATTCTTGAAACCATGGACAGCGTAGGGTACCACTCCATGGAGGTGTGGGGAGGCGCAACCTTTGACTCATGTCTTAGATTCCTAAATGAGGACCCCTGGACTAGGCTGAGGGAGATAAGAAAGAGGGTAAAAAACACTAAGCTCCAGATGCTTCTAAGGGGCCAAAACCTTCTTGGCTACAGGCACTACTCGGATGAAGTTGTAGACAGGTTCATATCAAAATCAATAGAAAACGGAATAGATATAATAAGGCTCTTTGATGCGCTAAACGACGTAAGAAATCTCGAAACCTCCATGAAGGTCATTAAGAGAGAGGGAGGACACTGCCAGTGCGCAATATCATATACTACAAGCATAGTTCACACGCTGGATTACTATGTAGATAAGGTAAAGGAAATGGAGCAGATGGGAGCCGACTCCATTTGCATAAAGGACATGGCAGGCATACTGACGCCACAAAATGCCTACGATCTTGTAAAGAGGCTCAAGGAGAGCACAAAGCTGCCTATAGAGCTTCACAATCACTGCACGAGCGGCGTGGCTTCAATGGCATACATGAGAGCAGTCGACGCCGGCGTCGACATAATAGACACTGCGATTTCGCCTCTTTCCGGAGGAACATCGCAGCCTCCGACTGAGCCATTGGCAATGGCTTTTTCGGAGACGAAAAGAAATCCGGGATTGGATACTGATGCGCTCAATCAGGCTGCAGCTTACTTCAAGCCTATAAGGGACAAGTATGTCCAGGACGGAACTCTAAACATTAAAGTGCTGTATACGGAGCCAAAGACGCTTAGTTATCAGGTGCCCGGGGGGATGCTTTCAAACCTTCTGTCGCAGCTTCAGACTTCAAACGCTCAGGACAAGTACGAGCAGGTGCTTGCGGAGGTTCCAAGGGTAAGGGCGGATCTTGGATTCCCTCCGCTTGTGACTCCTTTAAGCCAGATGGTCGGAACCCAGGCTGTATTCAACGTGCTTACAGGAGAAAGATACAAGCTTGTTCCAAAAGAGATAAAGGACTATGTAAGAGGTCTTTACGGAAAAGCCCCAGTTGAAATCAGCGCTGATATCAGGAAAAAGATAATAGGAGATGAACAGGTCATAACAGTAAGACCGGCAGACCTTATTGATGAAAGTATGGAAAGCATTAAAAAAGAAATCGAGGGGCTCTATGAAAGCGAGGAGGATGTACTTTCATATGCACTCTTCCCGCAGGTAGCGAAAAAGTTCTTTGAGGACAGAAAAAAATCTGCAAGCGGAGAAGACGATGTCATAAGCCTTAACGTAAGCGTTGGCTAG